A stretch of the Lolium perenne isolate Kyuss_39 chromosome 3, Kyuss_2.0, whole genome shotgun sequence genome encodes the following:
- the LOC127341508 gene encoding uncharacterized protein produces MLRLHTILSISGPENCFFFFFALSCCFPVPSTGMARKCSSCGHNGHNSRTCSGNNGGGGAGGGLRLFGVQLQVGAAPLKKSFSMECLSSSAYYAAAAVAASNSSSSVSSSSSLVSVEENAEKMGHGYLSDGLMGRAQERKKGVPWTEDEHRRFLAGLEKLGKGDWRGISRHFVATRTPTQVASHAQKYFLRQAGLAQKKRRSSLFDVAEKNGDKAAKESRPRLKHETSSSVDGMAIRSFPALSLGPSRPRPDAAVLPPCLTLMPSYSSPPAPLISGAALSMARRAPKLPPSLAENAIPPPPPPPPRQAPDLQLKISSTAAARKTDQASVGSSPTPRTPFFGTICRVT; encoded by the exons ATGCTACGTCTCCACACCATCTTATCAATATCAGGGCCAGAGaattgtttcttcttcttcttcgctctATCTTGTTGCTTTCCTGTGCCATCGACTGGCATGGCTCGGAAATGCTCCAGCTGCGGGCATAATGGCCATAACTCCAGGACCTGCAGTGGCAACAACGGCGGCGGTGGTGCCGGTGGTGGGCTGAGGCTGTTCGGTGTGCAGCTGCAAGTTGGTGCTGCACCTCTGAAGAAGAGCTTCAGCATGGAGTGCCTCTCGTCGTCGGCCTACTACGCGGCCGCGGCGGTGGCCGcgtcgaactcgtcgtcgtccgTGTCGTCGTCATCGTCACTGGTCTCGGTGGAGGAGAACGCCGAGAAGATGGGCCACGGCTACCTCTCCGATGGTCTCATGGGCAGGGCTCAGGAGAGGAAGAAGG GGGTTCCATGGACGGAGGATGAGCACCGGAGGTTCCTGGCCGGCTTAGAGAAGCTCGGGAAAGGCGACTGGCGAGGCATCTCCCGGCACTTCGTCGCGACACGCACCCCGACGCAGGTGGCCAGCCACGCCCAGAAGTACTTCCTCCGGCAGGCCGGCCTCGCGCAGAAGAAGCGGAGGTCCAGCCTCTTCGACGTG GCCGAGAAGAATGGCGACAAGGCGGCGAAGGAGAGTCGTCCGAGACTGAAACACGAGACTAGCAGCTCCGTGGACGGGATGGCAATTCGGTCATTCCCTGCTCTGTCTCTAGGACCCAGCAGGCCGAGGCCCGACGCCGCCGTGCTTCCACCATGCCTGACCTTGATGCCGAGCTATTCGTCGCCGCCGGCCCCGTTGATAAGCGGCGCTGCACTGTCGATGGCGAGGCGTGCACCGAAGCTCCCTCCTTCCCTGGCGGAAAATGcaattcctcctcctcctcctcctcctcctcggcaggCGCCAGACCTGCAGCTAAAGATCTCGTCGACCGCTGCTGCCCGGAAGACCGACCAGGCCAGCGTCGGTTCTTCGCCGACGCCGCGGACGCCATTTTTCGGAACCATCTGCAGGGTCACCTAA